A window of the Thalassospira indica genome harbors these coding sequences:
- a CDS encoding terminase large subunit domain-containing protein translates to MSEMVTIEPDKLTPLQAKIMAVPDAFDLALLGGRGYGKTRVALLIALRFCEQYGKHAKVLIVRRSFPGLAEIESECQTIFGQIYGAAVKYNSQKHRFTLPNGGTISLDQLDHENDFAKFQGRSFGLIIADEAGQYPSPALLDRLRSSLRAPKGIPTRYIITANPGGPGHGWIKKRHVLRAEWEPYQDEATGASFVTINGTFESNIFIDQAAYERNLKASCAGDPALALAWLSGDWTAIRGAFFECLTDKSMVDPWKSLPKGVGIEYDNSFLYQGEVKSRHNWRFWIAGDFGTAAPAIYLAMAESPGLEHEGIFYPRGSKIVFDEVALAGIDDPSQGLLMTAPEQAASIKSMTERWGIRAEGVLDDACFANVGSQDGTIADQFRKAGVHFRKAKKGSRLSGWNELRTLMSQAGQPDVPGLYITKNCQYLWETLPSLPRDPRNPEDLDTRAIDHGADALRYGCLRRAPILTTGIGYATAR, encoded by the coding sequence ATGAGTGAAATGGTTACCATTGAACCAGATAAACTAACGCCCTTGCAGGCGAAAATCATGGCGGTCCCTGATGCCTTCGATTTGGCGCTACTGGGCGGTAGGGGTTATGGCAAGACGCGCGTTGCCCTGTTGATTGCACTGCGTTTTTGTGAGCAGTACGGCAAACATGCAAAAGTTCTGATCGTCCGTCGCAGCTTTCCGGGCCTTGCTGAAATCGAAAGCGAATGCCAAACGATATTTGGGCAAATATACGGGGCCGCTGTTAAGTACAACAGCCAGAAACATAGGTTTACCCTGCCCAACGGCGGCACGATTTCACTCGACCAACTCGACCACGAAAACGACTTTGCGAAATTCCAAGGCCGTTCGTTTGGATTGATCATCGCCGACGAGGCTGGGCAGTACCCAAGCCCTGCTTTGCTTGATCGTCTGCGTTCGTCCTTACGTGCTCCAAAGGGCATTCCCACCCGTTACATTATCACAGCTAACCCCGGTGGCCCCGGTCATGGCTGGATCAAAAAACGGCACGTACTCAGGGCCGAATGGGAGCCCTATCAGGATGAGGCAACGGGCGCGTCATTCGTCACCATCAACGGTACTTTTGAATCCAATATTTTCATCGACCAAGCTGCATACGAACGCAATTTGAAAGCGTCCTGTGCGGGCGATCCTGCACTGGCTCTTGCATGGCTCAGTGGCGACTGGACTGCGATCCGTGGTGCTTTCTTTGAGTGTCTGACGGATAAATCAATGGTGGACCCATGGAAGTCTTTACCCAAGGGCGTCGGAATAGAATACGACAACTCTTTCCTTTACCAAGGCGAGGTTAAATCCCGTCATAACTGGCGGTTTTGGATTGCTGGCGATTTCGGGACCGCTGCACCTGCAATTTACCTTGCGATGGCAGAAAGTCCGGGTCTTGAACACGAAGGGATTTTCTATCCACGAGGCTCCAAAATCGTGTTTGACGAGGTGGCCTTGGCAGGCATTGACGATCCATCCCAAGGCCTGTTGATGACCGCCCCCGAACAAGCCGCCAGCATAAAGAGCATGACCGAGCGGTGGGGTATCCGGGCCGAAGGGGTTTTGGATGACGCATGTTTCGCCAATGTGGGTTCACAGGATGGCACGATTGCCGATCAGTTTCGTAAAGCTGGTGTGCATTTCCGCAAAGCCAAAAAAGGTTCGCGCCTGTCTGGGTGGAATGAACTTCGGACGTTAATGAGCCAAGCAGGACAGCCTGACGTTCCGGGCCTCTACATTACCAAGAACTGCCAATATCTGTGGGAGACCCTTCCAAGCCTTCCACGTGATCCGCGTAACCCCGAAGACCTTGATACCCGTGCCATCGACCACGGCGCAGACGCACTTCGCTACGGGTGCCTACGCCGCGCCCCTATTCTCACCACCGGCATCGGTTACGCAACCGCCCGTTAA